A region of Sulfurimonas sp. DNA encodes the following proteins:
- the pheT gene encoding phenylalanine--tRNA ligase subunit beta produces MIVTKSWINEWIDLDGITTEDLAKTFNAIGLEVDRIKSYEIPKKIIVGKVLECEKHPDADKLNVCKVDIGTSIRQIVCGASNVRVGLDVAVATIGAVMPNEMVIKPVKLRGVESEGMICSSSEIGLENSQEGILELDGSIGKYKLGQELRSIPTLNDDLIEIELTANRGDCLSVRGVARDLSAAYDRPLREPRMYEDEDRRIGIGRILNLSYEADLDVNLRYKAVDLKNLKLPFMVRLRLAQIEETRETDIEALMLYVTQSSGVILRAYNHGFFCEKDQAMAKIELKKDAKAYASIMSKKKASTVGIIQEDISKVTFSEGTVLIEASYIPPDIISKKMQESKMEAGPMYYKTSRGSEPELNQGLNFCLKLIEENSKSTVYGGSIDLCDNYENKIVCISKQEIDNFIGADIDKVVITKILRNLGFDTAKSSPDNFVVSVPRYRHDITHKQDIVEEIVRMVGIDNIPSKPFVFAEKSKLEDDYFAYKKRSIYRHKAAGSGFFESVSFVFDEKKVLESFGFQTIESEKEILNPIVNTLDTLRTTLLTGLLKAASLNVKNGISSVRLFEVGSIFNSSREESLKMAMLFSGDASGESLSNAGKSKKIDFAYFTQKISNIIGEFELTQYETNHKLSHKYQSAQILQNKEVLGELFRVHPNVEESYGLEATYMCELDFNKLSYGLKIAKNISKYQASFRDLSLIMPKDLSYEKVKDVIQKSATKELIRFYPVDKYSDEELGSNISLSLRFVLQSDEKTLEEEDITLSMDSILTALQSELGIGLR; encoded by the coding sequence ATGATAGTTACTAAAAGTTGGATAAATGAGTGGATTGATTTAGATGGTATTACTACTGAGGATTTAGCAAAAACATTTAATGCCATTGGTTTAGAAGTAGATCGTATTAAAAGTTATGAAATTCCTAAAAAGATAATTGTAGGAAAAGTTTTAGAATGTGAGAAACATCCAGATGCTGATAAACTAAATGTTTGTAAGGTAGATATTGGAACAAGTATTCGTCAGATTGTTTGTGGTGCCTCAAATGTTAGAGTTGGACTAGATGTAGCCGTTGCTACAATTGGTGCGGTTATGCCAAATGAAATGGTAATCAAACCTGTAAAGCTTCGTGGTGTTGAATCTGAGGGCATGATATGTAGTTCTAGTGAAATTGGATTAGAGAATTCTCAAGAAGGAATCTTAGAGTTAGATGGGAGTATTGGTAAGTATAAACTTGGACAAGAATTACGCTCAATTCCTACCTTAAATGATGATTTAATAGAGATTGAACTTACTGCAAATCGTGGTGATTGCTTAAGTGTTAGAGGTGTTGCTAGAGATTTAAGTGCTGCTTATGATAGACCTTTAAGAGAACCAAGGATGTATGAAGATGAAGATAGAAGAATTGGAATAGGGCGTATTTTAAATCTTTCTTATGAAGCAGATTTAGATGTAAATCTTCGTTACAAGGCAGTTGATTTAAAAAATTTAAAATTACCCTTTATGGTAAGACTTAGACTAGCCCAGATTGAAGAGACAAGAGAAACAGATATAGAAGCCTTAATGCTTTATGTAACTCAAAGTAGTGGTGTAATTTTAAGAGCATATAATCATGGTTTTTTCTGCGAGAAAGATCAAGCAATGGCAAAGATAGAGCTTAAAAAAGATGCAAAAGCTTATGCATCTATCATGTCTAAAAAGAAAGCTTCTACTGTTGGAATAATACAAGAAGATATTTCAAAAGTAACTTTTAGTGAAGGAACTGTTCTTATCGAAGCTAGTTATATTCCTCCAGATATTATTTCAAAAAAGATGCAAGAGTCTAAGATGGAAGCTGGTCCGATGTACTATAAAACTTCAAGAGGAAGTGAACCAGAACTAAATCAAGGTTTAAATTTCTGCTTAAAACTTATAGAAGAAAACTCTAAATCAACTGTGTATGGCGGAAGTATAGACTTGTGTGATAATTATGAGAATAAGATAGTTTGTATTTCAAAACAAGAAATTGATAATTTTATTGGTGCAGATATCGATAAGGTTGTTATAACAAAGATATTAAGAAATTTGGGTTTTGATACAGCTAAATCATCACCAGATAATTTTGTTGTTAGTGTTCCAAGATATCGTCATGATATAACGCATAAACAAGACATAGTTGAAGAAATAGTTCGTATGGTCGGAATAGATAACATTCCTTCAAAACCTTTTGTCTTTGCAGAAAAGTCTAAACTTGAAGATGATTACTTTGCATACAAAAAAAGAAGTATATATAGACACAAGGCTGCCGGAAGCGGTTTCTTTGAATCGGTATCTTTTGTTTTTGATGAGAAAAAAGTTTTAGAATCTTTTGGATTTCAAACAATAGAATCAGAAAAAGAAATTTTAAACCCGATTGTTAATACTCTTGATACACTAAGAACAACCTTATTAACTGGGCTTCTAAAAGCAGCTTCATTAAATGTCAAAAATGGCATTTCTTCTGTTAGACTTTTTGAAGTTGGTTCCATATTTAACTCATCAAGAGAAGAGTCTTTGAAGATGGCTATGCTCTTTAGTGGAGATGCATCTGGGGAGAGTCTGTCTAATGCTGGAAAATCTAAAAAAATTGATTTTGCGTATTTTACTCAAAAAATCTCTAATATTATAGGAGAGTTTGAACTTACTCAATATGAAACAAATCATAAACTTTCACATAAGTATCAAAGTGCACAAATATTGCAAAATAAAGAGGTACTTGGGGAGTTATTTCGTGTGCATCCTAATGTTGAAGAGAGTTATGGATTAGAAGCAACATATATGTGTGAACTTGATTTTAACAAACTTTCGTATGGTTTGAAAATTGCAAAAAATATATCAAAATATCAAGCTTCTTTTAGAGATTTGAGTCTTATTATGCCTAAAGATTTGAGCTATGAAAAAGTTAAAGATGTTATACAAAAATCTGCAACAAAAGAGCTTATAAGATTTTATCCTGTTGATAAGTATAGCGATGAAGAACTAGGTTCTAATATAAGTTTATCACTAAGATTTGTATTACAATCAGATGAAAAAACTTTAGAAGAAGAAGATATTACTTTGTCAATGGATTCAATTTTAACTGCTCTACAAAGTGAACTAGGCATAGGTCTGAGATGA
- a CDS encoding OsmC family protein, translating to MKVSITHKEAMKFEAKTSKSSFIIDCPVISPIEYFLSGIITCSATDIILIPKNQGNKVTDLRVDGEVVRNEDHPCKFNTLHLTYDFNSDADDTTAARWVMASLETYCSTINTIRDTTAISYSITHNGNLIKENEQMISGGGSNIDMGDIQGCPS from the coding sequence ATGAAAGTAAGTATAACACACAAAGAAGCAATGAAATTTGAGGCAAAAACTTCAAAAAGTAGTTTTATAATTGATTGTCCTGTAATCTCTCCTATTGAGTATTTTTTATCTGGGATTATTACATGTAGTGCAACAGACATTATTTTAATACCAAAAAATCAAGGCAACAAGGTAACAGACTTAAGGGTAGATGGTGAAGTTGTTAGAAATGAAGATCATCCATGTAAATTTAATACTCTTCATCTTACTTATGACTTTAATTCAGATGCAGATGATACAACTGCTGCTCGTTGGGTAATGGCTTCTCTTGAAACTTATTGTTCAACTATAAATACTATTAGGGATACAACGGCTATCTCATACTCAATCACACACAATGGAAATCTTATCAAAGAAAATGAACAAATGATATCAGGTGGTGGTTCTAATATAGATATGGGAGATATTCAAGGTTGTCCGTCATAA
- a CDS encoding histidine triad nucleotide-binding protein, with protein sequence MCLFCKIIKKEIPANIILEDDDFIAFHDINPKAPVHILAIPKKHVNSFNEVSSSTMSGMTNFIQKVTNEVKIQESGYRIITNIGSDGGQEVGHLHFHILGGAKLKWGHLSDADPKGHF encoded by the coding sequence ATGTGCTTATTTTGTAAAATAATAAAGAAAGAAATACCAGCGAATATAATATTAGAAGATGATGATTTCATCGCTTTTCACGATATAAATCCAAAAGCTCCTGTACATATTTTAGCTATTCCAAAAAAACATGTGAATAGTTTTAATGAAGTAAGTTCAAGTACCATGTCTGGCATGACAAACTTTATCCAAAAAGTTACTAATGAAGTCAAAATACAAGAAAGTGGTTATAGAATTATTACTAATATTGGCTCAGATGGAGGGCAAGAAGTTGGGCATCTACACTTTCATATATTAGGTGGAGCAAAACTAAAGTGGGGACATTTAAGCGATGCTGACCCAAAAGGTCACTTTTAG
- the aroA gene encoding 3-phosphoshikimate 1-carboxyvinyltransferase — protein sequence MSSVVVQKAQKFSIKLDSIASDKSISHRSVMFAMLADGTSEITNFLRAEDTLNSLEIVKNLGAKVKDDGTTIYISSDGIKESSEILDCGNSGTGIRLFCGLLSSAKGHFILTGDEYLRRRPMKRVTSPLRDIGAVLDGRDDSNLAPLSIRGSSLKAFSYDSTIASAQVKSCMILAALRADGVCTYTEPELSRDHTERMLKGMGADIIVDGLKTTVTPMNQLLSPLVIRVPSDPSSSFFFGVAAAITPDSDVLLEGVTLNPTRIEAFKALERMGADISYVITDNKYEPIGNIHVKYAPLHGIVVEDNISWLIDELPALSIAFACAKGESIVKNAEELRVKESDRISTVVEGLRASGIEVHEYKDGYKVVGGELKSAKVDSDGDHRIAMSFIIAGLRCGMEVTDLDCINTSFPNFFELVQKISKIEIS from the coding sequence ATGAGTAGTGTAGTAGTTCAAAAAGCACAAAAGTTTTCTATAAAACTTGATTCTATTGCATCTGATAAATCTATTTCTCATCGTAGTGTAATGTTTGCAATGTTAGCTGATGGAACTAGTGAAATAACAAATTTTTTAAGAGCAGAAGATACACTAAACTCTTTAGAAATTGTAAAAAATCTTGGAGCAAAAGTTAAAGATGATGGGACTACTATTTATATATCATCAGATGGTATAAAAGAGAGTTCTGAGATACTTGATTGCGGTAATTCTGGAACAGGTATTAGACTTTTTTGTGGACTATTAAGTTCTGCAAAAGGTCATTTTATTTTAACTGGTGATGAGTATTTGCGTCGTCGTCCTATGAAAAGAGTCACTTCTCCTCTTCGTGATATTGGAGCAGTTCTTGATGGTAGAGATGACAGTAATTTAGCACCTCTTAGTATCAGAGGAAGCTCACTTAAAGCTTTTAGCTATGATAGTACAATAGCATCTGCACAAGTTAAAAGTTGTATGATATTAGCAGCTCTTCGTGCTGATGGTGTGTGTACATATACAGAGCCTGAACTATCTCGTGATCATACAGAGAGAATGTTAAAAGGTATGGGTGCTGATATAATTGTTGATGGTTTAAAGACTACAGTAACACCTATGAACCAACTTCTTTCACCTCTTGTTATTAGAGTTCCATCTGACCCTTCAAGTTCATTTTTCTTTGGTGTTGCAGCAGCTATAACACCAGATTCTGATGTTTTGTTAGAAGGTGTTACTCTAAATCCAACTCGTATAGAAGCTTTTAAAGCCTTAGAGAGAATGGGTGCAGATATAAGTTATGTGATAACTGACAATAAATATGAACCCATTGGTAACATACATGTCAAATATGCTCCTCTTCATGGCATCGTTGTAGAAGATAATATTTCGTGGCTCATAGATGAACTTCCAGCACTTTCAATCGCCTTTGCTTGTGCTAAAGGTGAAAGTATTGTAAAAAATGCAGAGGAACTTCGCGTAAAAGAGAGCGATAGAATATCAACAGTTGTTGAGGGTCTTCGTGCAAGTGGTATTGAAGTACACGAGTATAAAGATGGATACAAAGTTGTTGGTGGTGAACTTAAAAGTGCTAAGGTTGATAGTGATGGTGATCATCGCATTGCTATGAGTTTTATAATAGCAGGCCTTAGATGCGGTATGGAAGTAACAGATTTAGACTGTATTAATACATCTTTTCCAAACTTTTTTGAACTTGTACAAAAAATATCAAAGATAGAAATTTCTTAA
- the pheS gene encoding phenylalanine--tRNA ligase subunit alpha, translated as MKEWYDKIKEAQSVENLEDIRISVFGKKGVLAAEFAKMKTAPNEEKSKIAKDLNTHKSSLMNELTARKITLQTLELQAAMKAEAIDVSMFSVSSEAGALHPVMATMDKIVEYFSAMNFAVKTGNMVEDDFNNFEALNLPKYHPARDMQDTFYFKDEMLLRTHTSPVQIRTMMNTKPPIRMIAPGAVFRRDYDLTHTPMFHQVEGLLVDDKGKVSFANLKYILEDFLKYMFGEVEVRFRPSFFPFTEPSAEVDISCVFCKGKGCRVCSKTGWLEVLGCGIVDPNVFEAVEYDNVSGYAFGLGVERFAMLIHHIGDLRSLFEGDIKLLEQFQ; from the coding sequence TTGAAAGAATGGTATGACAAAATAAAAGAAGCACAAAGTGTAGAAAATCTTGAAGATATTCGTATCTCTGTGTTTGGAAAAAAAGGTGTTTTAGCAGCTGAATTTGCTAAGATGAAGACAGCACCAAATGAAGAAAAATCAAAAATAGCAAAAGATTTAAATACGCATAAAAGTTCATTAATGAATGAACTTACTGCTAGAAAAATAACTTTGCAAACATTAGAACTTCAAGCTGCAATGAAAGCAGAGGCTATTGATGTTTCAATGTTTAGTGTTTCTTCTGAAGCAGGTGCATTACATCCTGTAATGGCTACAATGGATAAAATTGTAGAGTATTTTTCTGCTATGAACTTTGCTGTTAAAACAGGGAATATGGTAGAAGATGACTTTAATAACTTTGAAGCTTTAAATCTACCAAAATACCATCCAGCAAGAGATATGCAAGATACTTTTTATTTTAAAGATGAAATGCTACTTCGTACTCATACTTCTCCAGTTCAAATAAGAACTATGATGAATACAAAGCCTCCAATCCGTATGATTGCTCCAGGTGCAGTATTCCGCCGTGATTATGATTTGACTCATACACCAATGTTTCATCAAGTTGAAGGTTTACTTGTTGATGATAAAGGTAAAGTTTCTTTTGCCAACTTAAAGTATATTTTAGAAGATTTTTTAAAGTATATGTTTGGTGAGGTAGAAGTTCGTTTTCGACCTTCATTTTTCCCTTTCACAGAACCATCAGCAGAGGTAGATATATCTTGTGTTTTTTGTAAAGGTAAAGGTTGTAGAGTTTGTTCAAAAACAGGTTGGCTTGAAGTTTTAGGCTGTGGTATAGTTGATCCAAATGTTTTTGAAGCTGTAGAATATGACAATGTAAGTGGATATGCTTTTGGTTTAGGTGTTGAGCGATTTGCAATGTTGATTCATCATATTGGAGATCTTCGTTCTTTATTTGAAGGAGATATTAAGTTGTTGGAGCAGTTTCAATGA
- a CDS encoding transglycosylase SLT domain-containing protein, with protein MAQTAQEFKDQQMQGFSQEKKQFSVYKKTQKQEFDTYQKAQNKAYQAYKKELGIFWEEPKLSTNTKWISYTKDNKTKTNIDFKNQTITLQTITASEEEAQKNLRLALAKAVTVNTKTVQETDPLEIRISKIKKPFDIRDAKVKAEPILSTIVFENKPTKNDVKTYVTKHVQMRNIKSIDSTKVKHAKVYSLNVKLPEDTMIKRSKIYYKQVRKYADKQRLPIALIFAIMQTESSFNPRARSHIPAFGLMQIVPRTAGIDTYQYLYKKKRLVTGSYLYNSTNNIRMGSAYLHILFYKYLKDIKNLDTRLYCTIAAYNTGAGNIAWAFTKTYNMKRATPYINTKSPKEVYNKLLRDLRYEEPKHYLKMVTKRMSAYYKLYGS; from the coding sequence ATGGCACAAACAGCACAAGAGTTTAAAGACCAACAGATGCAAGGTTTTAGCCAAGAAAAAAAACAGTTTAGCGTTTATAAAAAAACTCAAAAGCAAGAGTTTGACACTTATCAAAAAGCACAAAATAAAGCTTATCAAGCTTACAAAAAAGAACTTGGTATTTTTTGGGAAGAACCAAAACTCTCAACCAATACAAAATGGATTTCTTACACAAAAGATAATAAAACAAAAACTAATATTGATTTTAAAAATCAAACTATCACTTTACAAACAATAACCGCATCTGAGGAAGAAGCTCAGAAAAATCTTCGTCTTGCCCTCGCTAAAGCGGTAACTGTAAATACAAAAACTGTTCAAGAAACAGACCCCTTAGAGATAAGAATTTCTAAAATAAAAAAACCTTTTGATATAAGAGATGCTAAGGTAAAAGCTGAACCTATCTTATCTACAATAGTATTTGAAAATAAACCAACAAAAAACGATGTAAAAACTTATGTGACAAAGCATGTACAAATGCGAAACATCAAAAGTATTGATTCTACAAAAGTAAAACATGCAAAAGTTTACAGTTTAAATGTGAAATTGCCAGAAGATACAATGATTAAACGCTCAAAGATTTACTATAAACAAGTTAGAAAATATGCGGATAAACAACGACTTCCCATAGCTCTTATCTTTGCAATAATGCAAACAGAAAGTAGTTTTAACCCAAGGGCTAGATCACATATACCGGCTTTTGGACTAATGCAAATAGTACCAAGAACTGCCGGAATTGATACATATCAATATCTTTACAAAAAGAAAAGATTAGTCACTGGAAGTTATCTTTATAACAGTACGAACAATATTAGAATGGGAAGTGCCTACTTACACATACTTTTTTACAAATATTTAAAAGATATTAAGAATTTGGATACAAGACTTTATTGTACCATTGCAGCTTATAATACAGGTGCAGGTAACATAGCTTGGGCATTTACAAAAACTTATAACATGAAAAGAGCTACTCCATATATAAATACTAAGTCACCAAAAGAGGTTTACAATAAACTGTTGAGAGACTTAAGATATGAAGAGCCTAAGCACTACTTAAAAATGGTTACTAAAAGAATGAGTGCTTATTATAAACTTTATGGAAGCTGA
- the argH gene encoding argininosuccinate lyase, with the protein MDKMWSGRFSASASSLLDEFNASIMYDRKLYKEDIEGSLAHAAMLAKQEILTTEELRQITDGLNQVMAEIESDKFEWNISDEDLHMAIEKRLTVLIGDAGKKLHTARSRNDQVAVDFRRWVLKRNLDVVDALKLLMKEILVVAQIHTTTLIPGMTHLQHAQPTNFGFHLGAYLSMFKRDIVRFEDSYKRNNVSPLGCAALAGTPHNVDRDMTAQLLGFDSVSVNCLDTVSDRDFALEILFNISTMMMHISRLSEELVMWSSYEFGFVELSDEYSTGSSIMPQKKNPDVPELLRGKTGRVYGSLMGLLTVMKGLPLAYNKDTQEDKEGVFDSVDTALISLEILKEAIKTMEVKAHNMRSACSVGHLAATDLADYLVEKCDIPFREAHFITGHAVAKSEELKIDLSDIELSYLKEIDNRINEDVLEYLVLKNSMNARTSAGGTATVRTQEQLEQFKNFLEG; encoded by the coding sequence ATGGATAAAATGTGGTCAGGTCGTTTTTCGGCCAGTGCATCTTCTCTTTTAGATGAGTTTAATGCATCTATAATGTATGATAGAAAGTTATATAAAGAAGATATTGAAGGTTCTCTTGCTCATGCAGCGATGCTTGCAAAACAAGAAATTTTAACAACAGAAGAACTTCGTCAAATTACAGATGGACTAAATCAAGTTATGGCTGAGATAGAGTCAGATAAATTTGAATGGAATATATCTGATGAAGATTTACATATGGCAATTGAGAAGCGATTGACAGTTTTAATAGGTGATGCTGGTAAAAAACTTCATACTGCAAGAAGTAGAAATGATCAAGTTGCTGTTGATTTTCGTAGATGGGTTTTAAAAAGAAATCTTGATGTAGTAGATGCACTTAAGCTTTTAATGAAAGAGATTTTAGTTGTAGCCCAGATACACACAACTACCCTTATCCCTGGTATGACACATCTTCAACATGCTCAACCAACTAACTTTGGTTTTCATCTTGGAGCATATCTCTCAATGTTTAAAAGAGATATAGTAAGATTTGAAGACTCGTATAAAAGAAACAATGTATCTCCTCTAGGTTGTGCAGCACTTGCTGGGACTCCTCATAATGTAGATAGAGATATGACAGCTCAGCTTTTAGGATTTGATAGTGTTAGTGTAAATTGTTTAGATACAGTAAGTGATAGAGATTTTGCACTAGAAATTTTGTTTAATATTTCTACCATGATGATGCATATTTCAAGGCTTTCTGAAGAGCTTGTAATGTGGTCAAGTTATGAGTTTGGTTTTGTTGAACTTAGTGATGAATACTCAACAGGTAGCTCAATCATGCCACAAAAGAAAAATCCAGATGTTCCTGAACTTTTAAGAGGGAAAACAGGTAGAGTTTATGGTTCTCTAATGGGACTTTTAACCGTTATGAAAGGTCTTCCTTTAGCCTACAATAAAGACACACAAGAAGATAAAGAAGGGGTCTTTGATTCAGTTGATACGGCTCTTATCTCTTTAGAAATTTTAAAAGAAGCTATAAAAACTATGGAAGTAAAAGCTCATAATATGCGAAGTGCTTGTAGTGTAGGGCATCTAGCCGCAACAGATTTAGCTGATTATTTAGTTGAGAAGTGTGATATACCATTTCGTGAAGCACACTTTATTACAGGTCATGCAGTTGCTAAGAGTGAAGAGTTAAAAATTGATTTAAGTGATATAGAATTATCATATCTTAAAGAGATAGATAACAGAATAAATGAAGATGTATTAGAATACTTAGTTTTAAAAAATTCTATGAATGCAAGAACTTCAGCAGGTGGAACAGCAACAGTTAGAACGCAAGAACAACTAGAACAATTTAAAAACTTTTTAGAAGGCTAA